A genomic window from Synergistota bacterium includes:
- a CDS encoding tripartite tricarboxylate transporter substrate binding protein produces MRKVLLLVLLMVFSLSAGLAWAAYPSKPITVIVAFKAGGGTDTMARLVAKFAEKYLGQPIVVINKPGAGGQIGFEALARARKDGYTIGCINTPHLLGHIVAGRAHYKLSDFWPIANGVTDPGVLVVRSDSPVKTLEDFIALAKKKKGELSVATTGPGGDDFIAMMLFSEAAGIKLKEVPCSGSSEQKAVLMGGHVDAAFMNVSQVWSQVQAGKLRWIAVMTKKRLPYLPDLPTFWEKGYKVISDSSRGFAAPAGIPKEAYKKLVGVFYKVFHDKEFIAAAKKSRLLLNYMGPEQYKKYLEEQLKAVKKVYDKHPW; encoded by the coding sequence ATGAGGAAGGTATTACTGCTTGTTCTCCTTATGGTTTTTTCTCTATCGGCTGGTTTGGCATGGGCAGCTTATCCCTCCAAGCCGATAACTGTGATCGTTGCCTTTAAAGCCGGCGGTGGGACCGATACGATGGCACGTTTAGTTGCTAAGTTTGCCGAGAAGTATCTGGGACAGCCGATAGTCGTTATTAATAAGCCTGGTGCGGGAGGACAGATAGGATTTGAGGCCTTAGCGAGGGCCAGAAAAGACGGATATACCATAGGCTGTATCAATACACCGCACCTTCTCGGGCATATAGTTGCTGGGAGGGCTCACTATAAGCTTTCCGATTTCTGGCCCATAGCTAATGGTGTTACCGATCCAGGAGTACTTGTGGTTCGCTCTGATAGTCCCGTTAAGACGCTCGAGGACTTTATTGCTCTTGCTAAAAAGAAAAAGGGCGAACTCTCAGTGGCCACTACCGGTCCCGGCGGGGATGATTTTATAGCTATGATGCTTTTCTCAGAAGCGGCTGGCATAAAGCTTAAAGAGGTTCCCTGCAGCGGTTCATCTGAGCAGAAGGCTGTTTTAATGGGAGGGCATGTGGATGCTGCCTTTATGAACGTTTCTCAGGTATGGAGTCAGGTTCAGGCGGGTAAGCTTCGCTGGATAGCGGTGATGACCAAGAAGAGGCTTCCTTATCTTCCTGATCTTCCAACCTTTTGGGAGAAGGGATATAAGGTGATTTCCGACTCCTCAAGGGGGTTTGCTGCCCCGGCTGGTATACCGAAGGAAGCATATAAGAAGCTTGTTGGTGTTTTCTATAAAGTATTTCATGATAAGGAGTTCATAGCTGCAGCGAAGAAATCCCGTCTTCTTCTCAACTATATGGGTCCTGAGCAGTATAAGAAGTATTTGGAAGAACAGCTTAAAGCTGTGAAGAAGGTGTATGATAAGCACCCATGGTAA
- a CDS encoding type 1 glutamine amidotransferase, which produces MERLSGKRIGILVEDLFEDLELWYPTLRMREEGAEVKLIGPAKKTYKGKHGLPAEADLTSAEANPEEFDAIIIPGGYSPDRMRRDAKLIEFVKKMGESGKVVAAICHGPWMLISAGLLKGKKATSFFAIKDDLINAGASYLDKEVVVDENIITSRTPKDLPAFCKAIIEKLLQ; this is translated from the coding sequence GTGGAAAGGCTTTCTGGCAAAAGGATAGGTATACTCGTTGAGGATCTTTTCGAAGATCTTGAGCTATGGTATCCCACATTAAGAATGAGAGAAGAGGGCGCAGAAGTAAAGCTTATAGGCCCCGCTAAGAAAACCTATAAAGGAAAGCACGGCCTTCCCGCCGAGGCTGATCTAACCAGCGCTGAAGCAAATCCTGAAGAATTCGATGCAATTATAATTCCCGGAGGATATTCTCCTGATAGAATGAGAAGAGATGCCAAGCTCATCGAGTTCGTTAAGAAAATGGGAGAAAGCGGAAAAGTAGTAGCCGCCATATGCCATGGTCCTTGGATGCTCATCTCCGCCGGATTGCTAAAAGGAAAAAAAGCTACATCCTTCTTTGCTATCAAGGATGACCTCATTAATGCAGGAGCAAGTTATCTTGATAAAGAAGTAGTCGTAGATGAAAACATCATTACATCACGCACCCCAAAAGATCTACCAGCATTTTGTAAAGCTATCATAGAGAAATTATTGCAATAG